From the genome of Duffyella gerundensis, one region includes:
- the flgL gene encoding flagellar hook-associated protein FlgL translates to MRLSTTMIYEQQVRGISDSQSSWLKTGEQLATGKRVNNPSDDPVAASRAVVLSQTQARDAQYTTSRSFATQSLSLEENTLAGVTGAVTSAQEQIVLGSTGTLSDGDRASVATRLEGIRNQLLNLANSKDGSGRYMFAGYKTDAAPFAADATGDIAYNGGTNAITQKVDASRTMTIGHTGDDVFTSIPSNAKKEPDGSASETNLFKMLDSAISALRTPLASADDATKTAVSAAMDKTNRGLSNSLNNVLSVRSEIGTQLNELDTLDSQAGDRSVIYEAQRGNLEDADPAATISKYTMQQTALQAAYKTFTDMSALSLFKLNS, encoded by the coding sequence GAACAGCAGGTTCGGGGAATCTCTGATTCTCAGTCCTCCTGGCTGAAAACCGGCGAGCAGTTGGCTACCGGCAAACGCGTTAACAATCCTTCTGACGATCCGGTCGCGGCTTCGCGGGCGGTGGTGCTGTCACAAACGCAGGCGAGGGATGCCCAGTACACCACGTCGCGCTCTTTTGCGACGCAGAGCCTGTCACTGGAAGAGAACACGCTGGCAGGCGTTACCGGTGCGGTGACCAGCGCACAGGAGCAGATCGTCCTTGGCTCCACCGGTACGCTAAGCGATGGCGATCGCGCTTCGGTTGCCACCCGTCTGGAAGGTATTCGCAATCAGCTGCTCAACCTGGCAAACAGTAAAGATGGCAGCGGGCGTTATATGTTCGCCGGTTATAAAACCGACGCCGCGCCGTTTGCCGCTGACGCTACCGGCGATATTGCTTATAACGGCGGCACTAACGCTATAACGCAGAAAGTTGACGCCAGTCGCACCATGACCATAGGCCATACCGGCGACGATGTTTTCACCTCAATCCCCAGCAATGCCAAAAAAGAGCCAGACGGCAGCGCCAGTGAGACCAACCTGTTCAAAATGCTCGACAGCGCCATTAGCGCACTGCGCACGCCGCTCGCCAGTGCCGATGATGCCACAAAGACAGCAGTTTCCGCCGCAATGGATAAAACCAACCGCGGACTAAGCAATTCGCTGAACAACGTGCTGAGCGTGCGTTCTGAAATCGGTACGCAGCTTAATGAACTGGATACGCTGGACTCTCAGGCGGGTGACCGCAGCGTGATTTATGAAGCGCAGAGGGGCAATCTGGAGGATGCAGATCCGGCTGCAACGATCTCTAAGTATACCATGCAGCAGACCGCGCTGCAGGCGGCCTATAAAACCTTTACCGATATGTCCGCATTGTCATTGTTTAAGCTGAACTCCTGA
- the rne gene encoding ribonuclease E, protein MKRMLINATQQEELRVALVDGQRLYDLDIESPGHEQKKANIYKGKITRIEPSLEAAFVDYGAERHGFLPLKEISRDYFPANYNAHGRPNIKDVLREGQEVIVQIDKEERGNKGAALTTFISLAGSYLVLMPNNPRAGGISRRIEGDDRTELKEALSALELPEGMGLIVRTAGVGKSAEALQWDLSFRMKHWEAIKKAAESRPAPFLIHQESNVIVRAFRDYLRQDIGEILIDNPKVLELARQHIAALGRPDFSSKIKLYTGEIPLFSHYQIESQIESAFQREVRLPSGGSIVIDTTEALTAIDINSARATRGGDIEETAFNTNLEAADEIARQLRLRDLGGLIVIDYIDMTPVRHQRAVENRLREAVRQDRARIQIGHISRFGLLEMSRQRLSPSLGESSHHVCPRCSGTGTIRDNESLSLSILRLIEEEALKENTKEVHAIVPVQVASYLLNEKRDAVSAIEKRQGGVRAIIVPNDQMQTPHYSVLRVRKGEETQTLSYHLPKLHEAEMAMPSDEEHAERRRPEQPALAAFVMSDAPPAPVEAPAATEAPAPAVVVAEPQKAAAPASTHQGGFMSRLMGGLKKLFGSEESAKPAEQPAAEEVATASTTESSEPQRNTERRNNNRRNPRRDRNDRSDRSDRGDRGDRNERMQRDRNGEQTREGREPREAREPREPREAREPREARDDRRNGRRQQPAQVEARDETPSAPLSEEARKQREEQQQQRREQRAERQRRRQEEKRLQQDAEKVQQPVVAEAEPEIVDSEAMQEEQVQVMTRRKPRQLSQKVRVLNAAELAAEAEAAATAAAESAASDAEQAMPMPDVQDVQDVQDEDNRESTNMPRRSRRSPRHLRVSGQRRRRYRDERYPGQSPMPVTVAAASPEMASGKVWISYPVAQADEPAQQVEQHSTPDYQAEETAAAVALPATDALPVAAAEAEPVKQAEPQVKTVVPVVAAEETAAIDVPVNEQPSVISAADEATAQTIAAQAEPADVNSASAAEAPVAETQPVASAAEQPQATASDVAQQSAADVSPRVEQQVEEVLAAPVAATEAPVVTEPHAPVPARDEPVNTAVAATSFKLHATAPMTKAPAPAWQPEPVLQSDWQRPAYDFEGKGAAGGHSATHHATAPATRP, encoded by the coding sequence ATGAAAAGAATGTTAATTAACGCAACTCAGCAGGAAGAGTTGCGGGTCGCACTGGTTGATGGACAACGTCTCTACGATCTGGATATCGAAAGCCCAGGGCACGAACAGAAAAAAGCCAACATCTACAAAGGTAAAATCACCCGCATTGAACCCAGCCTTGAAGCCGCGTTTGTTGATTACGGCGCTGAGCGTCACGGCTTCCTGCCTTTAAAAGAGATTTCCCGCGATTACTTCCCTGCTAACTACAACGCCCATGGCCGTCCAAATATCAAAGACGTGCTGCGTGAAGGTCAGGAAGTTATTGTTCAGATCGATAAAGAAGAACGTGGTAATAAAGGCGCGGCCTTAACCACCTTTATCAGCCTGGCGGGCAGTTATCTGGTTCTGATGCCTAATAATCCTCGTGCTGGCGGTATTTCACGCCGTATCGAAGGTGACGATCGCACCGAACTGAAAGAAGCGCTCTCCGCACTGGAACTGCCTGAAGGCATGGGTTTGATCGTGCGCACCGCTGGCGTCGGCAAATCAGCCGAAGCGCTGCAGTGGGACCTCAGCTTCCGTATGAAACACTGGGAAGCGATTAAAAAAGCGGCCGAGAGCCGTCCAGCGCCCTTCCTGATCCATCAGGAAAGCAACGTGATTGTTCGTGCCTTCCGTGATTATCTGCGCCAGGACATCGGCGAAATCCTGATCGATAACCCGAAAGTGCTCGAACTGGCTCGCCAGCATATCGCCGCGCTGGGTCGTCCCGATTTCAGCAGCAAAATCAAACTCTACACCGGTGAAATCCCGCTGTTCAGCCACTATCAAATTGAGTCGCAGATTGAGTCCGCCTTCCAGCGTGAAGTGCGCCTGCCATCAGGTGGCTCAATCGTTATCGACACCACCGAAGCGTTAACCGCTATCGACATCAACTCCGCGCGTGCTACCCGCGGCGGCGATATCGAAGAGACCGCCTTTAATACCAACCTGGAAGCAGCCGACGAAATTGCTCGCCAGCTGCGTTTGCGTGACCTTGGCGGCCTGATCGTAATCGACTACATCGACATGACGCCGGTTCGCCATCAACGCGCGGTGGAAAATCGCCTGCGTGAAGCGGTTCGCCAGGATCGTGCCCGTATTCAGATTGGTCACATCTCGCGTTTCGGCCTGCTGGAGATGTCACGTCAACGTCTCAGCCCGTCGCTGGGCGAATCCAGTCACCATGTTTGCCCACGCTGTAGCGGCACCGGCACCATCCGTGACAACGAATCGCTGTCGCTCTCGATTCTGCGCCTGATTGAAGAAGAAGCGCTGAAAGAGAACACCAAAGAAGTTCACGCTATTGTCCCGGTTCAGGTTGCCTCTTACCTGCTGAATGAAAAGCGTGACGCAGTGAGCGCCATTGAGAAGCGTCAGGGCGGCGTGCGCGCGATTATCGTGCCAAACGACCAGATGCAAACCCCGCACTATTCTGTACTGCGCGTGCGTAAAGGCGAAGAGACACAAACCCTTAGCTATCACCTGCCGAAGCTGCATGAAGCCGAAATGGCGATGCCGTCAGATGAAGAGCACGCTGAGCGTCGTCGTCCGGAGCAACCGGCTCTGGCCGCGTTTGTGATGTCTGATGCACCGCCTGCGCCGGTTGAAGCGCCTGCGGCCACTGAAGCCCCGGCGCCAGCGGTTGTGGTTGCTGAGCCACAAAAAGCGGCTGCACCTGCCAGCACACATCAGGGTGGCTTTATGAGTCGCCTGATGGGCGGCCTGAAAAAGCTGTTTGGTAGTGAAGAGAGCGCGAAACCTGCTGAGCAGCCAGCGGCTGAAGAAGTGGCTACCGCCTCAACAACAGAAAGCAGCGAGCCGCAGCGCAATACCGAACGCCGCAACAACAATCGTCGTAATCCACGTCGCGATCGTAATGACCGCAGCGACCGCAGCGACCGAGGCGACCGCGGCGACCGCAATGAGCGCATGCAGCGCGATCGCAACGGCGAACAGACTCGTGAAGGCCGTGAACCGCGCGAAGCACGCGAGCCGCGTGAACCTCGCGAAGCGCGTGAGCCACGTGAAGCCCGTGATGACCGCCGTAATGGCCGTCGTCAACAGCCAGCGCAGGTCGAAGCCCGTGATGAAACGCCGTCAGCACCGCTGAGCGAGGAAGCGCGTAAGCAGCGTGAAGAGCAACAGCAGCAGCGTCGTGAACAGCGTGCCGAGCGCCAGCGCCGTCGTCAGGAAGAAAAACGCCTGCAGCAGGATGCGGAGAAAGTACAGCAGCCGGTTGTTGCCGAAGCCGAACCTGAAATCGTTGATAGCGAAGCGATGCAGGAAGAGCAGGTTCAGGTCATGACGCGTCGTAAGCCACGTCAGCTGAGCCAGAAAGTTCGCGTGCTTAATGCCGCCGAGCTTGCCGCAGAAGCAGAGGCCGCTGCAACTGCAGCCGCTGAGTCAGCTGCATCTGACGCTGAGCAGGCGATGCCAATGCCGGACGTGCAGGACGTGCAGGACGTGCAGGACGAGGACAACCGTGAAAGCACGAACATGCCACGCCGTTCACGCCGTTCACCGCGTCATCTGCGTGTCAGTGGTCAACGTCGTCGTCGCTATCGCGATGAGCGTTACCCTGGTCAGTCGCCAATGCCAGTTACCGTGGCTGCCGCTTCACCAGAAATGGCGTCAGGAAAAGTGTGGATTAGCTATCCGGTTGCGCAGGCGGATGAGCCAGCTCAGCAGGTTGAGCAGCACAGCACGCCTGATTACCAGGCAGAAGAGACCGCCGCAGCCGTTGCGCTACCTGCTACTGACGCCTTACCGGTTGCAGCAGCAGAAGCTGAGCCGGTAAAACAGGCTGAGCCGCAGGTTAAAACCGTTGTACCAGTCGTGGCAGCTGAAGAGACCGCCGCTATCGATGTACCGGTCAATGAGCAGCCTTCAGTGATTTCCGCTGCTGACGAAGCCACCGCGCAGACCATCGCCGCGCAGGCCGAGCCCGCTGATGTGAACAGCGCATCCGCCGCTGAAGCACCGGTGGCTGAAACCCAGCCGGTTGCATCAGCAGCTGAACAGCCGCAGGCTACCGCCAGCGACGTTGCTCAGCAGAGTGCCGCTGATGTTTCCCCACGCGTTGAGCAGCAGGTTGAAGAAGTGCTGGCTGCGCCTGTCGCCGCCACTGAAGCACCGGTAGTGACCGAGCCGCATGCGCCGGTTCCGGCCCGCGATGAGCCGGTTAACACCGCCGTTGCGGCCACCAGCTTCAAGCTCCACGCTACCGCGCCGATGACCAAAGCACCGGCACCGGCCTGGCAGCCAGAGCCTGTGCTTCAAAGCGACTGGCAGCGTCCAGCTTACGACTTCGAAGGCAAAGGCGCAGCTGGCGGTCATTCCGCTACGCATCACGCGACTGCACCTGCGACGCGTCCGTAA
- the rluC gene encoding 23S rRNA pseudouridine(955/2504/2580) synthase RluC, which yields MKTNPPAVQIVAISADEAGQRIDNFLRTQLKGVPKSMIYRILRKGEVRVNKKRIKPEYKLVAGDEIRIPPVRVAERDEQTVSPKLAKVASLADAILYEDDWILVMNKPSGTAVHGGSGLSFGVIEGLRALRPEARFLELVHRLDRDTSGVLLVAKKRSALRSLHEQLREKGMQKDYLALVRGSWPSHLKVVQAPLLKNILQSGERVVRVNSEGKPSETRFKVEERYAHATLVKASPVTGRTHQIRVHTLHAGHPIAFDDRYGEQEFDRQLATTGLNRLFLHAAALTFTHPNSGEVMRMEAPLDERLKQCLKVLRQQAQ from the coding sequence ATGAAAACGAATCCTCCCGCGGTACAAATCGTTGCCATTTCTGCTGATGAAGCAGGGCAGCGTATTGATAACTTTTTGCGCACTCAGTTAAAAGGTGTGCCCAAAAGCATGATTTATCGCATTTTGCGTAAAGGCGAAGTGCGGGTGAATAAAAAACGCATCAAACCTGAATATAAGCTGGTGGCGGGCGACGAAATTCGCATTCCGCCGGTTCGGGTTGCCGAACGTGATGAGCAGACCGTTTCGCCGAAGCTGGCAAAAGTGGCCTCGCTGGCTGACGCTATCCTTTATGAGGATGACTGGATTCTGGTGATGAACAAGCCTTCCGGCACCGCGGTGCATGGTGGCAGCGGATTGAGCTTTGGTGTCATTGAAGGCTTGCGTGCGCTGCGTCCTGAAGCGCGTTTCCTTGAGCTGGTGCATCGCCTTGATCGCGACACTTCTGGCGTGCTGCTGGTGGCAAAAAAACGCTCGGCGCTGCGTTCCCTGCATGAGCAGCTGCGTGAGAAGGGCATGCAGAAGGATTATCTGGCGCTGGTCCGCGGCAGCTGGCCGTCGCATTTGAAAGTGGTCCAAGCGCCGCTGCTGAAAAATATTTTACAAAGCGGCGAACGGGTGGTGCGGGTGAACAGCGAAGGTAAGCCTTCAGAAACACGCTTCAAAGTGGAAGAGCGCTATGCGCATGCCACGCTGGTGAAAGCGAGTCCGGTTACCGGCAGAACGCATCAGATTCGTGTCCATACACTGCATGCCGGTCATCCCATCGCTTTTGATGACCGTTATGGTGAACAGGAGTTTGATCGCCAGCTGGCCACTACCGGTCTGAATCGGCTTTTTCTGCATGCCGCCGCGCTGACGTTTACCCATCCTAACAGTGGTGAAGTCATGCGTATGGAAGCGCCGCTCGATGAGCGCCTGAAGCAGTGCCTGAAAGTATTACGCCAGCAGGCACAGTAA
- a CDS encoding Maf family protein — MTPLILASTSPFRKALLAKLELPFICAAPEVDETPFPDETAAALVQRLALAKSQALAATYPDHWIIGSDQVCVINGRIIGKPHSEARARQQLADSSGQAITFYTGLAISHAATHRYKVICEPFTVHFRALSAAEIAGYVRKEQPLQCAGSFKCEGLGIALFEKLEGRDPNTLIGLPLIALGELLREVGINPLLND; from the coding sequence ATGACACCATTAATACTTGCTTCAACTTCGCCATTTCGCAAGGCGCTATTAGCCAAACTCGAGCTGCCTTTTATATGTGCTGCGCCCGAGGTGGATGAAACGCCCTTCCCCGACGAAACCGCGGCTGCGCTGGTGCAGCGTCTGGCGTTGGCCAAATCGCAGGCACTGGCGGCGACCTATCCCGATCACTGGATCATCGGTTCCGATCAGGTTTGTGTGATCAATGGCCGCATCATCGGTAAACCGCATAGCGAGGCGCGTGCGCGTCAGCAGCTGGCTGATTCCAGCGGGCAGGCGATCACCTTTTATACTGGCCTGGCCATCAGCCATGCTGCTACGCACCGCTATAAGGTCATCTGTGAACCCTTTACCGTGCATTTTCGCGCGTTGTCAGCGGCAGAAATTGCTGGCTACGTCCGTAAAGAGCAACCGTTGCAGTGCGCAGGTAGTTTTAAATGTGAAGGTCTGGGCATTGCGTTATTCGAAAAGCTTGAAGGGCGTGACCCGAATACGCTGATTGGACTGCCGCTGATTGCGTTGGGTGAACTACTGCGTGAGGTGGGCATTAATCCGTTATTAAACGATTAA
- the yceD gene encoding 23S rRNA accumulation protein YceD, which produces MQKVKLPLTLDPVRTAQKRLDYQGIYTSQQVERVADSVVSVDSDVECDMTFAVDNQRLAVLKGTADVDVTLSCQRCNQPFAHHVHVSYCFSPVVTDEQAEALPEAYEPIEVNEFGEINLLATVEDEIILALPVVPVHDSEHCEVSDADMVFGKLPAEAEKPNPFAVLASLKRK; this is translated from the coding sequence ATGCAAAAGGTAAAATTACCCCTGACACTTGATCCGGTTCGCACCGCTCAAAAACGCCTCGATTATCAAGGCATTTACACCTCTCAACAGGTGGAGCGTGTTGCCGACTCAGTTGTTAGTGTGGACAGTGATGTGGAATGTGACATGACATTCGCGGTGGACAATCAACGTCTGGCCGTTCTGAAAGGAACTGCTGATGTGGATGTCACGCTGTCTTGTCAGCGCTGCAATCAGCCTTTCGCACATCATGTTCACGTCTCGTATTGTTTCAGTCCTGTCGTCACCGACGAACAGGCAGAAGCACTGCCGGAAGCGTACGAACCGATTGAGGTCAACGAGTTTGGTGAAATCAATCTGTTGGCAACGGTTGAGGATGAAATTATTCTCGCCCTGCCGGTCGTTCCGGTTCATGATTCTGAACACTGTGAAGTGTCCGACGCGGACATGGTTTTTGGCAAACTGCCTGCAGAGGCGGAGAAACCAAATCCATTTGCCGTATTAGCCAGTTTAAAGCGTAAGTAA
- the rpmF gene encoding 50S ribosomal protein L32, whose protein sequence is MAVQQNKPTRSKRGMRRSHDALTTAALSVDKVSGETHLRHHITADGYYRGRKVIAK, encoded by the coding sequence ATGGCCGTACAACAGAATAAACCAACCCGTTCAAAACGTGGCATGCGTCGTTCGCACGATGCTCTGACCACCGCCGCTCTTTCCGTAGACAAAGTTTCAGGCGAAACTCATCTGCGTCACCACATCACTGCGGATGGTTACTACCGCGGTCGCAAGGTTATCGCTAAGTAA